A stretch of DNA from Allomeiothermus silvanus DSM 9946:
GTCGAGACCTGGCAGACCCCGCCCCCTACCCCAGGCACGGTACGCCCGCCAGAGATCACCAAACCCTCCTTGAAGCCCGTTTCAGGGGCGATGTCGCCAACAACTTGGTTGAAGGAGAAGGTCTCGCCGGGGGCGATGATGTACCCATCAAGGCGAGAAGCCGCGGTGCGTACATTGTGAATGCGTTCGGCGCTCGAGCCTTTGAAGGTGGTGGTGGCGCTCGAAAGCAGCACCAGCTGGCTGGGCTCGGGCAGGTCGGCGGCCTTGAGGGTGGGCTCGACCGTTACGACCGGCAAGTCCAAGGTGCGGGCGTCGGGTTGCCAGAGGAGGGGCACCAGGGCTTCCTCGGCGGCCTTCAGATCGAGTTTCCAGCCGGGTTTTTCCCCTACAACGGTGAAGGCCAGGGTAGCCGGCAGCGAGGAGGAGGTCCCCCATACGTAGTGCGCGTTTACCGCTTCTTGGTCGTAGGCCTTGGCTACTTGTCGCAGCAGCTTGCGTACAGCGGCGGGGTTGGCCTCGAGCCCTTCTTTTTTCAACACCATCAGCCCGGCGACCTGCTCGGGCCGGAGGGTGTAGGTTTTGAGCGCGCCCCCGGGTTGGGTGTAGTTGAGGGTGATGGGGCGCAGGAGGGCGTTGGCCTCGGCGGCACGGGCCTCGTACTCGCTGGCCTGGACGCTCGCTGCTACCTCCTCCATGGGTAGTTCAAGGGTAGCCGTGCTGGGATCGGCCAGAAAGCTGGCCGCCGCTCTCTCCACGTTGAAGCGCCGCCCCGGGGTATCGGGCGTCACTACGAAGCGACCGTTCTTGAACTCGACCTCGGCGTTTTTGGGGGGCTGCTTGAGGGCCAGGTTGAGCCGCTCGAGCCGCCGGTAGAGCACAGCCTTTTCCACCACCCCCGAGACCGGGACATTCACCCCCTGCCGCCAAGCGGCCCAGCGCTCGCGCAGCGAGTCCGCCAGCCCGCCCTCACGCCCGATGCGGAAAGCGGCCTGGGCGGTGGCCATAGCATCGGCCCTCCAACCCAACTCGGCGGCGCTCAGCTGGTAAGTTCGCCCCCCAGCCTGCACCGCCACCAGGGACCGGTTGGTGAGCCGGCCCTGAGCAGCGATTTGGGCGGCGGCCTCTTCTACCGTCATCCGCCCCACCGCGACCCCATCCGCCATCACTCCGGGGAAGATCCGCGAGCCGAAGTAGAGTTCAATCCCACCGAGCAGCACGGCGATACCTAGCACACCGGCCAGGGCCACTTTGCGGCGGGTCTTTGCCGCGCGAATAGGGGGATGCGGGGGATTCATCTATCTCCTAGCTTAGGGGAACGCTTCGCCTCAGACTACCCAGTGAGGGTTGCAAAGGGGTGACCCGGAATGGGAGCATGTGATCTAGCGAACCGCGAAGGGGTTGAAATTGGTGTCGCGGTCGTAATAATCCTCGCGCTCGGCACGTTTCAAGAACCCCACTACCGCGTAGGTGAGGGGGGTAAAGAGCGCCTCCACCCCCACCTTGAACACGTAGTTTGACACGAAAACCGTCCACAGCAGGGCATTATCCCACACCCCGTAGAAGGCGATGAGCAAAAAGAGGCCGGTGTCGAGCCCCTGAGCGATGAGGGTCGAGCCGAGGGTGCGGGTCCACAGCCAGCGCCCCTGGGTGGCGATTTTGAGCTTTGCCAGCACGTAGCTGTTGACGAACTCGCCCACCCAGTAAGCTACCAGGCTGGCCAGCACGATGCGCGGCACCAGGCCCAGGATGGCCGAGAAAGCCTGAGCAGTGCTTTGCTGGTCGGGAGGGGTGGGTAGGGCATTCACGATGCCGAAGGTCAGGGTCGCCAGTATCAGCAAAAAGAATCCTGTCCAGATCACCCGCCTCGAGCGCTTGTACCCATACACCTCGGTCAGCACGTCCCCGAAGATGTAAGCGAGCGGGAACAGGATGGTCCCGCCATCGAAGGTGAAAGGCCCCAGCAGCACTACCTTGGTGGAGGCGATGTTGGAAACGATCAGTACCACCACGAAGAGGGCGGTGATGAAGTCCAAATAACGGTAGGCCCGCATAGCGTCCGATTGTACAACGTTCGCGGGGGCGCTTCACCTCTACCTGGGCGCATGACCTAGCAGCCGGATCTATTCTGAGCGAATCGAGGTGATGAAAGGCAGGTTACGGTCGTACTGCG
This window harbors:
- a CDS encoding VanW family protein — translated: MNPPHPPIRAAKTRRKVALAGVLGIAVLLGGIELYFGSRIFPGVMADGVAVGRMTVEEAAAQIAAQGRLTNRSLVAVQAGGRTYQLSAAELGWRADAMATAQAAFRIGREGGLADSLRERWAAWRQGVNVPVSGVVEKAVLYRRLERLNLALKQPPKNAEVEFKNGRFVVTPDTPGRRFNVERAAASFLADPSTATLELPMEEVAASVQASEYEARAAEANALLRPITLNYTQPGGALKTYTLRPEQVAGLMVLKKEGLEANPAAVRKLLRQVAKAYDQEAVNAHYVWGTSSSLPATLAFTVVGEKPGWKLDLKAAEEALVPLLWQPDARTLDLPVVTVEPTLKAADLPEPSQLVLLSSATTTFKGSSAERIHNVRTAASRLDGYIIAPGETFSFNQVVGDIAPETGFKEGLVISGGRTVPGVGGGVCQVSTTTFRALYKTGLPVVERNPHAYRVHWYDPIIGFDAAVYQPYLDLRMKNDTPSPLLLRTYYDPDKVSLTVSVWGLPIGRTVTISDPVILSRTPHPPAKYIEDDSLRPGVRKQVDWAADGYSVRLSRTITDASGTRTEVLSTRYRPWQAVYLVGPSQAHPGR
- a CDS encoding queuosine precursor transporter — its product is MRAYRYLDFITALFVVVLIVSNIASTKVVLLGPFTFDGGTILFPLAYIFGDVLTEVYGYKRSRRVIWTGFFLLILATLTFGIVNALPTPPDQQSTAQAFSAILGLVPRIVLASLVAYWVGEFVNSYVLAKLKIATQGRWLWTRTLGSTLIAQGLDTGLFLLIAFYGVWDNALLWTVFVSNYVFKVGVEALFTPLTYAVVGFLKRAEREDYYDRDTNFNPFAVR